One Mauremys mutica isolate MM-2020 ecotype Southern chromosome 9, ASM2049712v1, whole genome shotgun sequence DNA segment encodes these proteins:
- the PCDH19 gene encoding protocadherin-19 isoform X3: MDILPVLLALLWTGAGALINLKYSVEEEQRAGTVIANIGKDAREAGFVLDPRQPAAFRVVSNSAPHLVDINPGSGLLVTKQKIDRDLLCRQSPKCVISLEVMSSSMEICVIKLEIKDLNDNAPSFPTDQIELEISETASPGTRVPLESAYDPDSGSFGVQSYELTPNDLFGLETKTRGDGSRFAELVVERSLDRETQSHYSYLLTALDGGDPPNFGTVELSIRVIDSNDNNPLFEEPAYAVSVPENAPPGTPLLRLNASDPDEGTNGQVLYSFHSYVSERARQLFHLDPQSGLLSVSGAVDYEEGHSYELDVQAKDLGPNSIPAHCKVTVSVQDANDNPPLINLLSVNSELVEVSESAPPGYVIALVRVSDRDSGANGRVQCKLLGNVPFRLQEYESFSTILVDGRLDREQRDQYNLTIQARDNGVPSLQATKSFTVKITDENDNHPHFSKPYYQVIVQENNTPGAYLLSVSARDPDLGLNGSVSYQIMPSQVRDMPVFTYVSINPNSGDIYALRSFNHEQTKAFEFKVLAKDGGSPSLQSNATVRVIVLDVNDNTPVITAPPLVNGTAEVYIPRNAGVGYLVTVIKADDYDEGENGRLSYEMADGDRGFFEIDQFNGEIRTTRAFGENAKTTYELIVVAHDHGKTSLSASALILIYLSPALDAQESIGSVNLSLIFIIALGSIAAILFVTMIFVAVKCKRDNKEIRTYNCRIAEYSYGHQKKSSKKKKISKNDIRLVPRDVEETDKMNVVSCSSLTSSLNYFDYHQQTLPLGCRRSESTFLNVENQNTRNTGSNHVYHHTFTGQSPQQPDLIINGMPLPEIHLTVGKTQLKQLNVAFRSLFLCFLW, encoded by the exons ATGGATATTCTCCCCGTCCTGCTCGCCTTGCTGTGGACCGGGGCAGGAGCCCTGATCAACCTGAAGTACTCGGTGGAGGAGGAGCAGCGCGCCGGCACGGTGATCGCGAACATCGGCAAGGACGCCCGGGAGGCTGGCTTCGTGCTGGACCCCCGCCAGCCCGCCGCCTTCCGGGTGGTGTCCAACTCGGCCCCGCACCTGGTGGACATCAACCCGGGCTCGGGCTTGCTGGTGACCAAGCAGAAGATCGACCGGGACCTGCTGTGCCGCCAGAGCCCCAAGTGCGTGATCTCGCTGGAGGTGATGTCCAGCTCCATGGAGATCTGCGTGATCAAACTGGAGATCAAGGACCTGAACGACAACGCGCCCAGCTTCCCCACCGACCAGATCGAGCTGGAGATCTCGGAGACGGCCAGCCCGGGCACGCGGGTGCCGCTGGAGAGCGCCTACGACCCGGACTCGGGCAGCTTCGGCGTGCAGAGCTACGAGCTCACCCCCAACGACCTCTTCGGGCTGGAGACCAAGACGCGCGGCGACGGCTCCCGCTTCGCCGAGCTGGTGGTGGAGCGCAGCCTGGACCGCGAGACGCAGTCCCACTACAGCTACCTGCTCACGGCGCTGGACGGCGGCGACCCGCCCAACTTCGGCACGGTGGAGCTCAGCATCCGGGTCATTGACTCCAACGACAACAACCCGCTCTTCGAGGAGCCGGCCTACGCCGTCAGCGTGCCCGAGAACGCGCCGCCCGGcacgcccctgctccgcctcaaCGCCTCCGACCCCGACGAGGGCACCAACGGGCAGGTGCTCTACTCCTTCCACAGCTACGTGTCCGAGCGGGCGCGCCAGCTCTTCCACCTCGACCCGCAGAGCGGCCTGCTCAGCGTCAGCGGCGCCGTGGACTACGAGGAGGGCCACAGCTACGAGCTGGACGTGCAGGCCAAGGACCTGGGGCCCAACTCCATCCCGGCCCACTGCAAGGTGACGGTCAGCGTGCAGGATGCCAACGACAACCCGCCCCTCATCAACCTGCTCTCGGTCAACAGCGAGCTGGTGGAGGTGAGCGAGAGCGCGCCGCCCGGCTACGTCATCGCCCTGGTGCGGGTCTCCGACCGCGACTCCGGGGCCAACGGGCGGGTGCAGTGCAAGCTGCTGGGCAATGTGCCCTTCCGCCTGCAGGAGTACGAGAGCTTCTCCACCATCCTGGTGGACGGGCGGCTGGACCGGGAGCAGAGGGACCAGTACAACCTCACCATCCAGGCCAGGGACAACGGGGTGCCCTCCCTGCAGGCCACCAAGTCCTTCACCGTCAAGATCACCGATGAGAACGACAACCACCCCCACTTCTCCAAGCCCTACTACCAGGTCATCGTGCAGGAGAACAACACCCCTGGGGCCTACCTCCTGTCTGTCTCTGCCAGGGACCCTGACTTGGGCCTCAATGGCAGCGTTTCCTATCAGATCATGCCCTCCCAAGTCCGGGACATGCCTGTCTTCACCTACGTCTCCATCAACCCCAACTCTGGGGACATCTATGCCTTGAGGTCCTTCAATCACGAGCAGACCAAGGCCTTCGAGTTCAAGGTCTTGGCCAAAGACGGGGGCAGCCCGTCCCTGCAGAGCAATGCCACCGTCAGAGTGATTGTCCTGGATGTCAATGACAACACCCCTGTGATAACTGCCCCACCTCTGGTCAATGGGACTGCAGAAGTGTACATCCCTAGGAATGCCGGGGTTGGCTACTTAGTGACAGTGATCAAGGCAGATGACTATGATGAGGGGGAGAATGGAAGACTGTCCTATGAAATGGCAGATGGGGATAGAGGTTTTTTTGAAATAGATCAGTTCAATGGAGAGATAAGGACCACCAGAGCATTCGGGGAGAATGCAAAGACTACTTATGAACTGATTGTGGTGGCGCATGATCATGGAAAAACATCACTCTCAGCTTCTGCCTTGATTTTGATATACCTATCCCCAGCTCTCGATGCCCAGGAATCCATAGGATCTGTTAACTTGTCACTGATTTTCATTATTGCCCTGGGTTCTATTGCCGCCATTCTTTTTGTCACCATGATCTTTGTTGCAGTTAAGTGTAAAAGGGATAACAAGGAAATAAGGACCTACAACTGCAG AATTGCAGAGTACTCCTATGGGCATCAAAAGAAATCaagcaagaagaaaaaaatcagcaaGAATGATATCCGGCTGGTACCACGGGATGTAGAGGAGACAGATAAAATGAATGTGGTGAGCTGCTCCTCCCTTACTTCATCTCTCAACTATTTCGACTATCATCAGCAGACCTTGCCACTGGGCTGCCGCAGATCTGAAAGTACCTTCCTCAATGTGGAGAATCAGAACACTAGGAACACAGGCTCCAATCATGTTTATCACCACACCTTCACCGGGCAGAGTCCCCAGCAACCAGATCTGATCATCAATGGAATGCCATTGCCAGAG